The Acidobacteriota bacterium genome includes a window with the following:
- a CDS encoding ATP-dependent Clp protease ATP-binding subunit, translated as MTYYKYPVLIWQDYQGMYTGRFVDQEIGSQMIAATGLTIESVLVELKELIQWQASEWHHSIYPNFESAQLITFRVEVRPERQFNNRRFPASETVAIRATCVYGEQRSGLLVAALPMLGIQFYYYQPGELKNLVLAYVQESFKGASTRQIVSLLDPKSVQLLELSVNVGKVKFAQPKAGSPTQTLEMVAEPLGDPKLRRQFGRAFERETEIHLLVKKLTEETPNLILLGETGSGKSTVLVEAVRQAEHHLKKAEAETDGSRPSRRYWLTSGSRLIAGMMYLGQWQERCETVIDEINSIGGVLCVGNLLELVEMGGSGPLDSLATFLMPFLQRNELRMVVEATPAELDACRRLLPGLVELFQIVRIDSFTREKALSVLELYQKSLEKTFELSAEAGVAEATHRLFARFQPTDGFPGLATRFLHDVFDRQSRAKVQQVTPDHVITQYVRQTGLPESFLRDEILLELSVVHEALQTQVIGQPDACRLAAQVITTFKAGLNDPNRPIAVLLFCGPTGVGKTELAKAISRFLFGSGQAAEQRMIRLDMSEYSGYGALDRLFTAPNGKPGQLIERIRRQPFSVVLFDEIEKADEEVFDALLGVFDEGRLTDRFGRTTSFRNAVIVMTSNLGADLSPAIGYGAPTAPPYEKVAMSFFRPEFFNRLDAVVRFNALTPPMVLDITRKELGEIGRREGFTKARLQLAWSAGLVAQCARDGYDVRYGARPLQRTLEATVVAPLARYLLHHPKLRSKTLFLDWSAETSALTIHSEP; from the coding sequence ATGACTTACTACAAATACCCGGTTTTAATCTGGCAAGATTATCAAGGCATGTACACTGGCCGGTTTGTTGATCAGGAAATCGGATCGCAAATGATTGCGGCAACTGGACTTACTATAGAATCAGTACTGGTTGAATTAAAAGAACTCATCCAGTGGCAGGCATCCGAATGGCATCACAGTATTTATCCGAATTTTGAATCGGCCCAGCTCATTACGTTCCGGGTTGAAGTCAGGCCCGAACGTCAATTCAACAACCGGCGCTTCCCGGCATCTGAGACGGTGGCGATTCGGGCGACCTGTGTTTATGGCGAGCAACGGAGCGGGTTGCTGGTGGCGGCGTTGCCGATGCTTGGGATCCAGTTTTATTACTATCAGCCAGGTGAGTTGAAAAACCTGGTGCTGGCCTATGTTCAGGAATCCTTTAAAGGGGCCTCAACCCGGCAAATCGTATCGCTGTTGGATCCGAAATCAGTGCAGTTGCTTGAGTTATCAGTGAATGTCGGCAAGGTGAAGTTTGCTCAACCAAAGGCCGGAAGTCCAACCCAAACGTTGGAGATGGTGGCCGAACCACTCGGAGACCCAAAATTGCGCCGTCAGTTTGGCCGCGCCTTTGAACGTGAAACCGAAATTCACCTGCTGGTCAAAAAACTGACGGAAGAAACACCCAATCTGATTTTGCTTGGGGAGACAGGCAGTGGGAAATCCACGGTGCTGGTCGAGGCCGTTCGGCAGGCCGAACACCATCTCAAAAAAGCGGAAGCCGAAACCGATGGCTCGCGGCCTTCGCGTCGGTACTGGTTGACCAGTGGTTCACGATTGATTGCCGGCATGATGTACCTGGGGCAGTGGCAGGAACGCTGTGAAACCGTCATTGATGAAATAAACTCCATTGGTGGCGTGCTCTGTGTTGGGAATTTGCTTGAACTGGTGGAAATGGGAGGCTCTGGCCCACTCGACAGCCTTGCCACATTTTTGATGCCATTTTTGCAACGCAATGAATTGCGAATGGTGGTGGAGGCAACCCCAGCCGAACTGGATGCCTGTCGGCGGTTGCTTCCCGGACTGGTGGAGCTTTTCCAGATTGTTCGCATTGATTCCTTCACTCGCGAAAAAGCCCTGTCGGTTCTGGAGCTGTACCAGAAATCGTTGGAAAAGACCTTTGAATTGTCGGCTGAGGCTGGTGTGGCTGAAGCAACCCATCGGTTATTTGCCCGGTTTCAGCCCACGGATGGATTTCCAGGGCTGGCAACTCGTTTTTTGCATGATGTCTTTGATCGTCAAAGTCGGGCCAAAGTCCAACAAGTGACACCCGACCACGTGATTACTCAATATGTCCGCCAAACCGGATTGCCGGAAAGCTTTTTGCGGGATGAGATTCTGCTGGAGCTTTCGGTTGTGCATGAAGCCCTGCAAACCCAGGTGATTGGCCAGCCGGATGCTTGCCGACTGGCGGCCCAGGTGATTACCACTTTCAAAGCCGGGCTCAATGACCCGAACCGCCCGATTGCCGTGTTGTTATTTTGTGGACCAACCGGAGTTGGCAAAACCGAACTGGCCAAAGCGATTTCACGCTTCCTGTTTGGCAGCGGTCAGGCCGCCGAACAGCGAATGATTCGGCTTGATATGAGTGAATATAGCGGGTATGGCGCCCTCGACCGATTGTTTACCGCACCCAATGGCAAACCTGGCCAACTCATTGAACGCATTCGCCGTCAACCATTTTCAGTTGTCCTGTTTGATGAAATCGAAAAAGCCGACGAAGAGGTGTTTGACGCCTTGTTGGGTGTCTTTGACGAAGGCCGATTGACCGACCGATTTGGCCGAACGACCAGTTTTCGCAATGCCGTCATTGTCATGACCTCAAATCTGGGCGCGGATCTCTCACCGGCCATTGGCTATGGAGCACCAACGGCACCACCCTATGAAAAAGTCGCCATGTCATTTTTCCGACCGGAATTTTTTAACCGCCTGGACGCGGTGGTGCGGTTCAATGCCCTGACTCCGCCGATGGTGCTCGATATAACACGCAAGGAATTGGGCGAAATTGGGCGTCGAGAAGGATTTACCAAAGCCAGGCTCCAGCTTGCATGGTCTGCCGGATTGGTGGCACAGTGTGCTCGTGACGGGTACGATGTACGCTACGGAGCACGCCCTCTCCAGCGAACCCTGGAAGCAACCGTGGTGGCCCCGCTGGCTCGATACCTGTTGCACCATCCGAAACTTCGATCCAAAACACTTTTTCTTGATTGGTCCGCTGAAACCAGCGCGCTTACAATTCATTCTGAACCCTGA
- a CDS encoding glutaminyl-peptide cyclotransferase, whose amino-acid sequence MRTAVFVCCLMLSVLALPVSTQRTVVAKAIQSSTIPTYGYEVVNTYPHDTQAFTQGLFFFRNKMYESTGLNGRSSLRFVELKTGTIRKKIDVEPQYFAEGMTVIGNQIFQLTWLSEKGFVYERKTMKLIKEFSYTGEGWGLTFDGTSLILSDGTNAIRFLDPETFEVKRTIHVFANNTPGAPLRNLNELEYIEGEIFANIWLTDQIVRIDPETGKILGMIDLKNLLTPQERASSDVLNGIAYDTRKKRLFVTGKFWPKLFEIKLIPKE is encoded by the coding sequence ATGCGTACCGCTGTTTTTGTCTGCTGTTTAATGCTCAGTGTCCTGGCTCTGCCGGTTTCCACCCAAAGAACGGTTGTTGCCAAAGCCATTCAATCCTCGACGATACCAACCTACGGATATGAAGTTGTCAATACATATCCCCATGACACACAAGCCTTTACCCAGGGCCTATTTTTCTTCCGCAACAAAATGTATGAGAGCACCGGACTCAACGGACGCTCCAGCCTGCGGTTTGTCGAACTCAAAACTGGAACGATTCGAAAAAAAATAGACGTCGAACCCCAGTATTTTGCCGAAGGCATGACCGTGATCGGAAATCAGATTTTCCAACTGACCTGGCTTTCAGAAAAAGGGTTTGTCTATGAGCGGAAGACGATGAAGTTGATCAAGGAATTTTCCTATACCGGGGAAGGGTGGGGATTGACCTTTGATGGAACCAGTCTGATTTTGAGCGATGGGACCAATGCCATCCGGTTTCTTGACCCGGAAACATTTGAAGTCAAACGAACCATTCATGTTTTTGCCAACAACACTCCAGGGGCGCCGCTTCGAAATCTGAACGAACTCGAATATATCGAAGGGGAAATCTTTGCCAATATCTGGCTGACCGATCAAATCGTGAGAATTGACCCGGAAACCGGTAAGATCTTAGGAATGATTGATTTGAAGAATTTGTTGACCCCGCAGGAACGGGCAAGCTCGGATGTGCTCAACGGAATTGCTTACGATACCAGGAAAAAGCGGCTGTTTGTGACGGGGAAATTCTGGCCCAAGCTGTTTGAGATCAAATTGATACCGAAGGAATGA